The window tattttaattattttaattattttttgctctaaaatagaaaatacCTGCGTGAATTCGTGCGTTTGTGTGTTTAAAGTTATGGAACTAAATAAAATCATTGATGCGTAAGCCCGCCAGTGTGgacatttacatttataataaaaCCAAGTAgatatttccttttgttttgtcGAGAatatgtaataacttaagggaggcagcTCAACTAGACAACGATGTTTattcacaggacatcacaagtacataaaacaacatttgtCTTTAGCACAGTCTCTTTCTATTCTAATGTCGACATCCTTCTTAGTCTGGTTTCtggcagtgcgcaccttctgcactagcttgaAAGGCGGTGTGAATGGCGGGGATGTAGCAATATTTACAAAGTCATGCGCATGTATGTGTGTGGTGAGATGATAACTACAACATAAAATGTTAAttatgtttatattagattATGGGACATCTTGATCttgatcagtgtttcccaaacgtttgacatatgtgtaccccttttataatttgtGTACCCCTCGCCCCCTCCTCCCACTTTTTAATctattaacagaacataataaatgggtattttaaaaaaaacagcatagtTAATGTAGTGCAACGTGTATCTcctccaaagtcttcccgtaACTGCGGGGTTatgcgtaccccactttgggagacactgaatctagatctacatgaatactaaatctagaattaaaatctAAGAATTGTCGCAGTGAATGCGAGGCCTTtttaaagtgtgtgtgtatctactaagattttttgttatatactGTTCAAGGTGGTGTGGTCCTTTATAATTAATgggaataaaatatataaaaaatctgtagaaaaaaaagtatctaaaaatgaagaactccgtccttaaaactatatctagttttctatatctatatgtacaagttatttcccttatttcatATCTTTcgcaataattaataaacaataaataattgactacttgagtatttttgtttactgtTTCATGTTTTCtaaagtacaataaataattgtctaAATCATCATCGTGATCGGAGCatacgtgagggagaaatagcgttaacaattatttaaggggacaaaacccatctgtgaatactgaagtagtAGTTTCCATTTTtgctattaagaaaaaaaaattactagtaattaattaccagtaattaatttgcaaatttatttatttatttatttttttttgctttttaaaaaaaataaattatattaatgtttttttgtcaacgtcaataaaaaattgtgcgaagtttcaacttcatccgagaaaatctgggagaaataacatgtacacaccaCCTCACGGACAGACAGCTATAATTTATAGATATGGTTCGAAGGACGGAGTTCTCCCCCTTTAATTAagctttgtttctttaaaaatagattttcttaatttctgtttttcttcttgttgtttcttttttctgaaCATAATGCTCAATTTATCAAAGCAAAAAGAAACGCTGATCTACTAGTTTAATACAACttttctaatttatattttgaaaaaagataataatctaaacacttttttttattaagggcATGTCAAGATCCGTATATAATCTTTACTGGATATACAACGCTGTTATAATAGTTGTCATTGTGAGCTCATGCCTCTGTttagaaatacaaatacaatctTGCAAAGCCTATGTAGAAATTTCTGATCTTGCTTCCAAGTAAGTAAAActtctatttctttcatttttttttatcgctcaAGTTCTAGCTGTTGtatttataaagattttttttatatagtggcTAATGCATTCTGAAACAAATTTCattaatattgaaaatatttttggcTTGTGAgtaataatgaaatgaaaggATTCCATCGTAaaatatgtataatctattttagGACATGCAATTGCCGTCTCTATGGTTGGTGTCATCTGTTGCAGTTCGCTCAGGGTGTCAAACCCCCAAAACCCCCTATAtagattgcgtaatttgtatagaagatatagagaaccacgatgcgaaatgtttgtttacgattggtgaatgagatccattacacaatccataaaggctgtcacgtgatacgttttttttttcattgttttatcaatattatcacgtggctaaatgttgtttgtttacgattggtgaatgaggtccattctgaTACAGTCTCATATGCGATGGCCAGGCCACGTCCGTatgcttaaaatatttttttaaggccagCTAACGGAAGGAAATCGTACACAATGTGGACAAAGAAAAACCATTCAAGGACATTGTCAAACCTTCTGAAAGAGTTTTAGCATAGTTCTTGTTGCCTTCTAATTTTCAACCAGCATATTTTGTAAACAACAATTCCTCTTGTCTGTAACTTCATCATCCGTATTATGAGTTTCATAATTGTTGTAACTCAAGAGACTGATAGATATAATTAATTTGTCTGCGACCTACTGACACACAAGAACTCAGGCAAATCActcaggtcaacggctgtcgatagacaagggacagtactgctagtacaCGCAAATATAACTCGTGTTAGGGTCATGTGATCGAACGCCCTCACGGACAAGAGACAGTGTGTGAGaaagacagttgagtccaggacagtgTTTACAAaaggcctggtagagaggaacgTAACAATATCATTCGCATCATCATCATCCGTCGTCAcactttcgtcgtaggggtgcagTGACAGTTCCGGTACCTAAATCCCtacacttttcccggtcagcagctgttcttagcaggatatcaagagagagaccggtcctttcttttatgttattcagccagcttttctttgaaaGACCCTTTTtagtgctccctccactgtaacttgtgtgtatgtgtgcttgTGTTTTTCTATGGTGAAGATGGGGAAAAGTTAACGCTTGGTTCTGAATGATCcaagataggtggcattgtTCTCAGCGGacttaggacagacgactccaaaACGGAAGACTGAAAAGAAGTGTTATTATAGTTAGATTGTAGAAacaataccattttatattattactaaagtgtactacatttattttcattacttatcaagtttattttgttatttaagtTAAATTTAATACGACTACAGTGGTTTAGCTCTCTACCAGTAGTTTGGTGCTACAGGTCAACGACCTTCAATAACAAACCGTCTTATTACAAAGGACATGTACTTTTAATCGGACCAACTGGCTATTAAAACCAGATGATAACGTCCCGATGTCCAATAAGGACGTAAGACTCTGAAGACACGGAACTGCAATGAAAGAAATAGAAGTTTTACTTACTTGGAAGCAAGACCAGAATTTTCTACATAGGCTTCGCAagattgtatttgtatttctaaACAGAAGCATGAGCTCACAGAGACAACTATTATAACAGCGTTGTATATCCAGTAAAACTGCAAACtagtgcatttataaaaaaaaaagaatcttcaTATGATTGGTAAacaatgttaattaattatacaaatatcattattatttacgCTTTATTCCTGTATTTTTCAACAGGAACTCACACAATTCCAAAGTCATACTACGCTGCTCATGTAACAATATGAATATCcataatacatacataataaTCCCTCCCTGCAGAGATATAAATCAGAATATGTGCCCACTTTCAACGAAATGAACTTAGCCCAATGAAACCTATTGTGTCCTTATTATTATCTCTGATTATgtgatataattattataaatatttccttaaataatataaatataattttatattacaaGAGTGTAAAATTTGACAATCAATCTCATTGAAATACAATGTCCGTAAGCAAGAACTAATAGCACACATTGGCTAATATTGTAAATTATTGAAGCATatcaattctttaaaaaatagattaataATCAAAGCACCAattattgaaaaatgttttccatTTACAGATTTATAGACTGCATGAAGGCAGACGATTCAAAGTTTTGCAACGTCTATGGACAAATAaacgaaaataatttttatgcaGACGAAGTGGTAAAAGTTCctggtaaaaatatatatccTAAACCGATCTATTCTTGTTCATGGATGGGCTTTGGCCAGCAGAGTGAAGACAAATATGGTGTCAAATGTCAACGGGATATCAACATATTCTGTGGTTATGTCAATGACTGTAGCTTTCAgatattttttcttataaaatggGAAAATGTGAATGATTACTTAGACGATGCAAGATTGTTAGAAAACCAATGCTCGTCAAAGTGCAGGAGTTATTCAAACAGGCTCACGACTCCCGTTCCAAATGTAACAACCACATTGTCCAGTACATCTACAAATAAACCGAGCATCACAACTTTGTGGCAGTACGTGACAACCAACAGAATCTTATCAACAGAGTGGCAGAATACTACATCGACAAACAAAAGCAGCCTGATAAATTGGAATTCTGCAAACACGTCAGACGACGAACACCCATCAAATACCACTATTTTAATTATAGCTGTAATTATTCCCCTTTGTCTAATTATAGCTGCAACGGTTGCAATTTTTTATTGTGTTCGCAAAAGATATCGTTCTCAAAATAACGCTGGTacaaatatttatgcaaatgattCTACTGCTTATGTCAAAAACTTTCCTTCAAAGAGTAACTCTATAACTTCTACACATGACACGTGTAAGGAAGATGATGAGAAAAGACCGCCATttcaaaataaacacaataataatacaaataaagcttatttaaatatttcttcgAACATTGACAGCGATCAAAAATTGGAAAATCTGAAGAACAGTAAAATGAAGTCAGTTGATGAAGGAGTATATCTGAATACAaattctgatttaaaaaataaagcctATGCCAGACTTGGAGACCAAGTGAAAGTTTTTAAACATGATTACAATTGTCTGATACCAGAAGATGAAAACAATATCAACATACACGATGCTTGCAGGATACCTGAAGAGATAAATGCTAGTGTTGATAAAACTGAGAATACAAACTATACTTTGGCTAATGATGTCTTGCCAATAGCTGATACATCAGCAAACACATATACTTTGGCTAATGATGTCTTGCCAATAGCTGATACATCAGCAAACACATATACTTTGGCTAATGATGTCTTGCCAATAGCTGATACATCAGCAAACACATATACTTTGGCTAATGATGTCTTGCCAATAGCCGATACATCAGCAAACACATATACTTTGGCTAATGATGTCTTGCCAATAGCCGATACATCAGCAAACACATATACTTTGGCTAATGATGTCTTGCCAATAGCCGATACATCAGCAAACACATATACTTTGGCTAATGATGTCTTGCCAATAGCCGATACATCAGCAAACACATATACTTTGGCTAATGATGTCTTGCCTATTGCTAATACTGCCACTTACAAGAATACTTTGGCTAAAGATGCCATACCAATATCTGATATATCAACAAACCCTTATACTTTGGCTAAAAATGTCACAACTTGACACACCATGAAACTTTTTTTCCGTCGAAAATATTTTTAGTAGTATGTTCTTAAAAACATATGTATGATCTTTATGTTATAGTTGTGTATATCACactgtatatttttttgttattctcaTGTTCATGATTTGTATGATTAGTACACCATATTATTTTTGATTTGTCACCATAAATTGCAAAACATCCTAATATCCCCTGAGAATAGAACGCGAGACCAACTTCTTTCGCTCTATGCTAGTTCCGATAAATTTGAAAACGTTCAGAcgtaataataatgttataaacctggtggtggcacagatgggggtagtggtgtgagtgtagtcagccgacgcaaatcgccccaggccagcgctagacgagcggtcaaccgtgacgagctacaaCGGtaagccgagacgagtgtcaacacggcggttcgggaaggatcgacggcggtccgggaaggatcgacgtcgtgaacagagctcaggagcgtcacgagagttgtagtcatctgaccacctagaaacgtcgagcggcgttctgtccggttcgagaaggccattagggaccctatataagagcggaggtgtcgcagtcaagacggttcacggcaggggttcagagcccggttcactacagtccggtcgactacatcacagttcagcggtgtggttctgtacggagcattacgattcagtgcggagtactgtcaagtacagttgagacgactggcgtcttgatcttggtctgtgatcgagtccgacacaactagcctagtgtgtgaagtcagtcctgaactgttgaactgttgaacccagtgcaagcccggaacgagacggagaggccagtgcaagacttgatacggcggaacggtgttatccgagagatatttgttatcgcagagctatttgtactgttctacgtgctgccaatagtacagtgttggctgttatttatggacattaaacctttacgttattttggagccctgacttgtcaagttctttaagttggcggtgtatggtgcagtttgcagagagcctggatagtgagattcgtaacaatataataaaagaTACAGTATTGTTCGTTACGGCAAAAAAGCATGTCGTCACCTATTCAGTAAGTGCAACATAAGAGTGTACTGTAAGCATCCGGTTATTCTGTACATTGGGATGTCTTCACATTAAAATAATAGAATAAAAAGATCTGGTTTAAGAAAGCATGCCGACTTGTGATGAGAAAGAGTGAGAGTTCTTATCATTGTGTACACTTCTGAAATAATAGTATCAATTGTTATTTTGATGCTTGTTTTGTGAGCTGTATACACGTTAGATATAGCGAGGTTAATATAGTGAAAGAATAATAGAAATATGTTTGTGGAGGGTAActtctttgttttttactttacttcttAAAATCTATACTTAGCATTTGTGATGCATTTATcaagaataaatgaaatattgaaGAGAAGTAAATATGTAGGTAACTATAAATTGCATGTAAATGATTTGCGAATCAAAAGGTATAAGTTTAGAACTTCTTTGTAATTGTACAGCATTGCTTGTAATTTGTAAATTGTTATAGTACAATCgacattaaaaatttaaaaaatagaatatcTTTAAAATATGTTGTTGTGTTTAAGCCCCCAGTTCTAGATATGAATGCTTCAACTAGTGCGATTCCTGTACAGATGCGTGCATCTAGGTCTTTAGAATTCTTCTGGAGTTATCTTCTTTCCGTCAATATCAACTATGATTCATCTCTAAGTTCATAAACCTTGCAAGGCACAAACGATGgtgaaattagattttaaatagTTATTCTACTATTTGAGGCCAAAACTTGTTCAAAAGACCGGGCAGAATACACAACACAAGAAACGTCTTTAAGCCTTACGAAGGcggctaaaaataaaaactagatttttttaaagaatgtggagttttttttaattatcatgCGATGTAAAACATGTTTTGATAAGACAATTATAATATTGCATAATTAAGTAGCGATGAAATGTTTTCATTCTAATCCGCTTGTTATAAaggtatattttatttattctcgCTGAATGTTTTTATTAGCTATCAACAGTTTGTCTTGGACGCGCTCTGTgtacaatttcagcttgatccgagattggggtcagtggcgtaactaaggggggggggggatgggggggagaattttaaaatccccccgggcgcccccaaatgggtgtccgaaatttatttgtaaatacataaattaatatatttgattgataaatagtgtcaacgggtgtctttttttaatcaacatttatggattaaatttatcacaaagactaaacctagatattttaaaaatatttttgccgctCAGATCAGTTTTTGAGAGTTCTCCGTTGTTTCcgttttaaactttgttgccacgaataaaactgcatgatatacagcgaattccaggtatcttgttacctttactaataatagatctaaatggcgagtattatatggctacactaattaaccttgaagcaaaatttacagaatcgagtataactaaaagttattcttaacaatgctaaaattgtccattaatcgggtttggcgtctataatttcagaattaaacttcacactcgagttattacccctttattcatctttcctcaatccaatgatctaatccttttgctttcgcacaaaacataaacaaaaaataatgacgtaatatcatataatattaatacatccttcctattgaagttattatcacaccattccttttaaagttcttaatagtgatatctactagcagggccggccctatcatttgcggggccctatgcgaaacggatcgcgcggggcctagtctgggtagggataagcataatgtcaaaattattattttttgaattagaaaataggcctactttcgtctttgcaataaatttttatcaaatgaaagctcgcagcctcgcaatgccactttttaattattggcaccccaaaacgtcaatttcgtctattcttcaggagatttgaataaattaaaaaaaagttcaggactttatcgtatattttgccttttcatgagatttcctggaggccctgaaaaatcaggaggtcgcgaaaaccctgttattttatatacgttataattgtttaatttaataatgtacacttggaattagcgcggggcctatgaaagcgcggcgcccactgcgaccggcactgtctactaggaactttaacaattcgtccacttctggttgtcttgactgaacaagttctctagatgttggtctataactgtctgtttcgtttgtagcaacagtttgcagttcattgtcttcatcggtatcatagtacccagagatgtcttcatcgaaactcttatttaaaaagcgttgatttcttctgtatgttattccattgtttgcctttatgatgtaagatctgggtgctgaattttttttttatgacaactgctttctgccatgtttgacctagacgaactctccgacagaataatctttaggtagtcttgcttttgcatcgtatttcacttagcttttcatctgtcgttcgttgagtaatgtctctgcattttcagctaccaattgtttcaatagtttgggatcagttggaatgattcccttagtcttctactcgtcagcagttgtgatggtgaatacggcagtccacttatcggagtatttctatactcgagcataacgagatatggatctttcccacttttgtataccctgaatccttttgctttcgcacaaaacataaacaaccaacaatgacgtaatgccatataatattTGCAcataatcttcttcatgcagtggaaaattacgaTTTTTTTGcttatcttgaattctggtcaaagctcctgtgcccaattaatatagttcggaaggaactacaaaagtctggactgcatatacgggaatctgctaaagaaattagtaccctttcatgctttctgcaaaatgatgagaaactgacaaaaacccaatccatcgaaaaatcaaaagaaggtagtgaatactatggattccctgtaatcaaaacaaccatatgaaagaaaagacttgatgggaagttgagttctaatgtaggactgtcaatacaactgcaattccaacgtgttgcgacagaagtgctggacagatttcatatggagatgaagggaagattccaaaggctggaaagaaaatggatatccgatacctttgggtttcttcttgaaccaagacacctgttagatgaagacccgcttatgacaaactgtgctatttttcctgtttgtatgatgaaataaatggaaaatcgctttttcaatgatgtcatggatgcacgagcacttttcatcaacaaacagtaatacaatcaccaatagacatattgaggaaacatgcttcatatgggaattacgtgtgctcagactttgcaacctcctccgaataccgctaactcaggccacttccattacgtcatgtgagagatcattatcaaagctcaagctcatcaaaaagaatctcaggagcacaatgacgcaagaaaggcttatcatggttttaatgtcagtgaagtcacaaatactagaaagtatcgatgtagttgatgttatagatgtctttgctgcacagaatgcacgacgtgaagcgatatcaatttcgatttgtcacttgtgcattatttaaataataaacaacggtattattcattaaaagagtcttgatgattactttttgttacgtttactgatatactgaaccaatttgatttgaggcgtatatatttttgcgtacattatctcatgtcatatgtcgaatgtcaaaatgcaaggggcccccaaagaggtcaattcccccgggcccccaaatccctagttacgcccctgattggggtgtcggagaaaaaaaatgtacaaactttttaacagaaagagagatgaacagagacagacagagtgagttgatttaagctttgtagaaaAAGAGGTAATTATTTGAAACAGCACTTTTGAGGATGTCAAAGGACGAGCAGTACTTTAAGGACAGAAAATGGTTTGAGAATCTTCGAATCGTAAATAGTGCACTCATCAGTGTCAAGAATCTCGGCCCGGTTTTTCTATACCAGCTGCAacactaaaacaaaatatactttcAATAGTATTTCTTTCCTTGATGGAGGTTACAGCTAAAAGGTTAGTTTTTATTCAATATATtattacataggcctacataatttCAGACAGTAACAAAGttgttaaaaatttaaactaaataaagaaTTCCGTTTATTTGAAAGGCATTATATCTATCAGAATGCTTATTGTAACAGTACAAAAAATTGCCCTAAAGAAGTTAACATCTAAAGAATAATTTATTGTTATATATGTTGTGGTGTACTGCCTTGCCTAAAAAGTTATATGATATCCATGAAATTAATTATACAAAATAGGCTTTATTAATTGGCATAcgtgtaataaaaataaataaatcttagaacagcggttctcaaccttttaagctcggcgacccctttttacaatctcccactctgccgcgaccccccccccccccaattagacacacacagcaatttaaaaataaacaataacaatccttatttttgatggtcttaggcgaaccctggcaaatcgtcaatcaactcccaagggggtcgcgactcacaggttgagagCTCCTGTCTTAGAAGAAGTAAAGAAGCAAAATATCGATTCCTTTTCGTTTTCTGTCAAACTCTGGTCTAGTTCATCAAAAGAATCAACCTGAGGAGAGTTTGTAACCTGTGTAACATTGCACATGTAGTTTGCAACCTGTGTAACATGGCACATGTAGTTTGCAACCTGTGTAACATTGCACATGTAGTTTGTAACCTGTGTAACATTGCACATGTAGTTTGTAACCTGTGTAACATTGCACATGTACTTTGTAACCTGTGTAACATTGCACATGTAGTTTGTAACCTGTGTAACATTGCACATGTAGTTTGTAACCTGTGTAACATTGCACATGTAGTTTGTAACCTGTGTAACATTGCACATGTAGTTTGCAACCTGTGTAACATGGCACATGTAGTTTGCAACCTGTGTAACATTGCACATGTAGTTTGCAACCTGTGTAACATTGCACATGTAGTTTGCAACCTGTGTAACATGGCACATGTAGTTTGCAACCTGTGTAACATTGCACATGTAGTTTGCAACCTGTGTAACATTGCACATGTAGTTTGCAACCTGTGTAACATGGCACATGTAGTTTGCAACCTGTGTAACATTGCACATGTAGTTTGTAACCTGTGTAACATTGCACATGTAGTTTGTAACCTGTGTAACATTGCACGTGTAGTTTGTAACCTGTGTAACATTGCACATGTAGTTTAGCAAACACTGCATGTATTCATTTAATTCAAAGTGATTCAAAGGCCCTAAACAACTAAATTAATATATCTTTAAAAGCTCGCCAATTCTACTAGGATTTAGTTAgtttttaataacaaatatttacaaatgagaaagccttttttaaaattctaatttaagcatttttttttacaataccctATAATCAAGTCAAATCATCATGGAACCAGGCAGCTGATCTCAAAAGTGgctcctagaaatttaacagttgatctACATCGTCGATAAAAGAATTTCTAGCTCGTTGgacacatggggaaaactctagtttgatcgttagaatttttcaaagtaaaaaaataaatgtaaatttggttaGAGATTAAAACTCAAAGTGTAGGTCCAGATCCAGCATTCGGGCATTTCTGAATGTAAggtattattgattcaagagtttaataaattaatgctcCGGAAATATTTGCGCATCTTcttctaattctagatttaaaCGCCTGTCTTTGGAATTATTCAATAATAAAGAAACACGGCGTAGTCAGCCATAGTGTAGCTATTATGCGATAACTGGGTAAATTTGAAGTTGCTTTAAGTTTATTGAAAGTAAATCTCAACCTTACCGATATCTTAGTATGCAAGTCTAATAgcgattacatctagattctcatctagatctagaactagactagaAATAGTTCTTAAAGAGTTCCAAATCAGAAGtttaggtctagattctagtgttagatctagatgtccatataatgatagAATCGATAAATAATCGATAAACTATGCATTGCCTGCAGGTCGATTTGTTTACTACGTACGTTCATGAGTTCAATACCCCGTtacaaccaattttttttttaatttttaaaactttttttttttattttaagctgAATAATGCAGGTTTTGTctttttagaaaatgtttttttttttattttcttgttaatcCTTGCTCTATAGACATTTAGTTCTATTTGTGCATATATTGTGCATCCGAACATTTGTATTGATTAACTAAATGTATCATTTCATTACACATCTTCATACTAATGGGACAATGTTTGAGTTTATAACTTATTGCATTTGCCTGACAACTTTCTTGTATGGATATGATTGTGCagatatgtttatatattcgaATGGCGGCGAACACATTTTCATGAATTTAACCCAAACTGAAAGGTATGTTTCATAATAATGCATAAAAAGGAGCCTTTTCAAAAAAGTGTTCTattaagttgtatttttttcaaaaatattctttctaattaatttacaaaagaataaaaataaaataacgctGAAAGGTAATACGAAAAAAATATCATGACTTTGAAATTGTATTaaatgtctgtggcattttacgtctcgagagacggtcttttccctttgcaacttcttgtctggctaaagaggccaatccttgatacacagctgtgtTAAATGTATACTACAAGCAACACTATCATCTAGTTCTTAAAGCGGCACTTTATTTAACAACCAAATACCATATACACATTTAAAAGGATAGGTCGGATGCCCCATGGTTTCCTGACTCCACAAAACCTCCTGTAGGCTGGCCTATTAAATCAACACCACACTCATACTCTAAGACACGCACCCACACTGTAATCACATTCACaacaaaaaagtttgttgttttgtatagTCACATAACGAGCTCTTTAATAAAGCTTAT of the Biomphalaria glabrata chromosome 11, xgBioGlab47.1, whole genome shotgun sequence genome contains:
- the LOC129921682 gene encoding uncharacterized protein LOC129921682, yielding MYKILGMSRSVYNLYWIYNAVIIVVIVSSCLCLEIQIQSCKAYVEISDLASKFIDCMKADDSKFCNVYGQINENNFYADEVVKVPGKNIYPKPIYSCSWMGFGQQSEDKYGVKCQRDINIFCGYVNDCSFQIFFLIKWENVNDYLDDARLLENQCSSKCRSYSNRLTTPVPNVTTTLSSTSTNKPSITTLWQYVTTNRILSTEWQNTTSTNKSSLINWNSANTSDDEHPSNTTILIIAVIIPLCLIIAATVAIFYCVRKRYRSQNNAGTNIYANDSTAYVKNFPSKSNSITSTHDTCKEDDEKRPPFQNKHNNNTNKAYLNISSNIDSDQKLENLKNSKMKSVDEGVYLNTNSDLKNKAYARLGDQVKVFKHDYNCLIPEDENNINIHDACRIPEEINASVDKTENTNYTLANDVLPIADTSANTYTLANDVLPIADTSANTYTLANDVLPIADTSANTYTLANDVLPIADTSANTYTLANDVLPIADTSANTYTLANDVLPIADTSANTYTLANDVLPIADTSANTYTLANDVLPIANTATYKNTLAKDAIPISDISTNPYTLAKNVTT